The following nucleotide sequence is from Flavobacterium sp. N1736.
TCGGGCGAATTTCGGCAATTGTAGTTTCGACTTTTTCGGTATGTCCTATTGCTGTTAATTCACCGTCTAAAATTGTAAATATCAGCGAATTGTCTGATTCAAAGAACAGCTTGACTTTTAAAAAGTCCGTCTCCATCTTGTAGGTATTGCCTGTTAGACTGTTTTTCATTTCCTGATACATTTAAAATGATGTCATTGCGTTGCCACTCGCCGACTTTGAAGCAGGAACTTCCTCTTGTACCACATCCCAGTGTTCTGCTATTTTTCCGTCTTCGAACCTAAAAATATCTACAACAATCACCGGAACCGGTCCCCAGCCATGCACCTGACTATGGGTAATAACAATATCGTCCTGCTCCACAATTATTCCCGGGTGCCACTTAAAGTTTGCATCTAAAACAGGCAGTAAATCTTTAAGCCCCTGATGACCATCTGTCATTGCCGGATTATGCTGTTTGTAGGTTTCATGCCAATAAAGGGCTATGGCTTTACTATCTTTTTCGTGAAACAATTCATTCATTGCTTTTAGTACGATTTCTTTATTTGTCATTTTGTTAGATGTTTTAGGTTTTAGACTCGCCCTATTTTATTATCAATTTTGCCATATTTTCCGGCATAAAAGTCACGGTAAGCATCTGCTATTTCCGATTCGCTGTTCATTACAAATGGACCTTCAGCTACAATTGGCTCTGTGTACGGTTCACCTCCAAATAAAATTATATCTGTGGCTTCCGGCAGATTATTTTCAAAAGTTATTTCCCCAGCAATTCTGTCAAATTCTACAAATTCTCCTGCTTGAAATTCAATACCATTAAGGATTGCATTCTTAGTGGGCAAAAATGCTGCAACCTCAACTTTTTCTTCAATGGCAATGGTAAAATTTTTACCTGCCTCAAGTTGAATGTGATATAAAAACTGTTCTGAATAATTGGGTATTACAGACTTCAAATCCTGATAATTACCCACTATAATTTTTATCCAGCCACTATTATTTGGTAAAGTTTTATTTGGCACTTCATTACTTTGAATGGCTAAATATGCTGGCTTTTCAGCTTTATTTTTTGAAGGAAGGTTAATCCAAAATTGAAAAGCATGAGTCCGGTTACTTTTTGTTTGAGAATCTACATTTAAAGTTTCATCATGAATAATTCCATTTCCGGCTTTCATCCATTGAATACCTCCTGAATACACTTTTGCATAATTTCCGGCACTGTCAAAATGTTCATCTTCGCCTTCAATAATGTAACTTAGTGTAGCTATGCCTCTATGCGGGTGTGCTCCGGTACCGCTGTTTGCAGAAGATGATGAATGGGCTTTTGGAATAATATGATCTAAAAATACAAATGGACCAACGGCATCAGTATATCGGTTCGCCAATATCCTGTAAATTGTTAAGTCCCCAATATCAGCTCTTTGCCCCTTTGTTGAAAAACTTGTTTTCTTTTTCATATTTTAAATTTACTTAGTCAAGAAATACATACAACGATTTGATTTTTCCATTCTCAAAATGGGCTATATCCATACCTGTAGCAACAGGTTGCTGACCTTTAGGACCTGCTCCCCAAATGAGCCTGCCTATACTGTTGTTGATGATAACGGGTTTAAGTTTGGTAAAGACAAAATCTGGAGGCAATTGTTTAAGAGTGCCTGTTACGCTATTATTTATCGCATCCAGTCCTGTCACCTGATCGCCCACGTGATAGAGATTTGCCTCTGTACTGTATATTTTTTCGATTGCTTTTAACCTCACGCCCGGATCTCTTTCATTCCAAACCTCGTTAAGATTATATTCCATCATGATGGCTGCTTCGTTTGTCATGTTATAATTTTAGCGGTTACTATTTTTAATCGGATTAAAATAACAACACCCTGAATTGATCAGGATGTTGCTTTATTTAGCATTACTTGTTTTCTTGTACAGGTGTAGCCAATAGCTGCAATTCCCAGGCAAGAGCAACTCCGCTTCCTCCGGCATGGTCTATCATAAGACTGCCCAGTGCGCCTGCTGTCTCAATACGAGCCCAGTCGCGTTGCCATTCAGAGACTACAGCCACCCAATTGATTGGTGTAATACCATGTTGTACCATACGGCGTACTGCCATATCGTGCCCTTCTTTTGAAACTGAACCACAGGCATCAGTAACAACAAATACATCATAACCTTCGGCAGCAGCCTGAATTGCCGGCATAGCCACGCAAACCTCTGTCCATAAACCGGCAATAATCAATTGTTTACGACCGCTTTTTGCAACGATGTCCGTAACATTAGGATCTTGCCATGTATTAATGAACGTACGGTTAATTGGCTTTTGTTCAGGAAACACCTCTTGAATTTGTTTGATAAGCAAACCGCCGCGTTCTTCAATAACTGTAGTCAGGATAGTTGGAACGTTAAAGATTTTCGCCGCCTTAGAAAGTCCTGCCACGGCATTAATGATCATAGTAGGCTCGTGACTATGCAGATTAGCGAACTGAAATGGCTGATGGTCGATCAATACTACGATACTGTCCTCTGGACGCAACAGGGCTTCAAGTCCTGTTTTGATACTTGTTTGCATGTGATAAAATATTTAAAGATTACTAATTATTCGAATGAATACTCAAGTTAAAATTATACGCAGGAAGGCATCTGAAAAGTCAGATTTTGCATTGTTTATATGTAATGAAGCAGTAAAATCATCGCAGATAAATCCTTCGCTGGAGGCATAATACTTTGTTTTAATTATATAAGCAAAGTTCTATTTTACAGCACGAATTAAAGATGACATATAACGAAAAAAAAAGTAGACATATGTCTACTAAATTAAAATGAACGATAACAACCTATTCCTTTTGCAGGAGCTGGCGTTTTATACGGCTTAGTGTATCTTTAGTGATACCAAGGTAAGATGCTATGATATGTTGAGGAAAACGTTCGAGTAAATTGGG
It contains:
- a CDS encoding MoaF-related domain-containing protein, encoding MYQEMKNSLTGNTYKMETDFLKVKLFFESDNSLIFTILDGELTAIGHTEKVETTIAEIRPNVYMVTWKEISGATVTHVEDHENEIVYSNATLPDGSFYTMKGTIKLLQD
- a CDS encoding nuclear transport factor 2 family protein, which encodes MTNKEIVLKAMNELFHEKDSKAIALYWHETYKQHNPAMTDGHQGLKDLLPVLDANFKWHPGIIVEQDDIVITHSQVHGWGPVPVIVVDIFRFEDGKIAEHWDVVQEEVPASKSASGNAMTSF
- a CDS encoding pirin family protein yields the protein MKKKTSFSTKGQRADIGDLTIYRILANRYTDAVGPFVFLDHIIPKAHSSSSANSGTGAHPHRGIATLSYIIEGEDEHFDSAGNYAKVYSGGIQWMKAGNGIIHDETLNVDSQTKSNRTHAFQFWINLPSKNKAEKPAYLAIQSNEVPNKTLPNNSGWIKIIVGNYQDLKSVIPNYSEQFLYHIQLEAGKNFTIAIEEKVEVAAFLPTKNAILNGIEFQAGEFVEFDRIAGEITFENNLPEATDIILFGGEPYTEPIVAEGPFVMNSESEIADAYRDFYAGKYGKIDNKIGRV
- a CDS encoding nuclear transport factor 2 family protein codes for the protein MTNEAAIMMEYNLNEVWNERDPGVRLKAIEKIYSTEANLYHVGDQVTGLDAINNSVTGTLKQLPPDFVFTKLKPVIINNSIGRLIWGAGPKGQQPVATGMDIAHFENGKIKSLYVFLD
- a CDS encoding hydrolase, whose translation is MQTSIKTGLEALLRPEDSIVVLIDHQPFQFANLHSHEPTMIINAVAGLSKAAKIFNVPTILTTVIEERGGLLIKQIQEVFPEQKPINRTFINTWQDPNVTDIVAKSGRKQLIIAGLWTEVCVAMPAIQAAAEGYDVFVVTDACGSVSKEGHDMAVRRMVQHGITPINWVAVVSEWQRDWARIETAGALGSLMIDHAGGSGVALAWELQLLATPVQENK